In Myxococcales bacterium, the DNA window ATCATTTCACGCTACCCGCACCACCGTCGAGCCTGAGCGAGGAATCGACCTTCGGCTCGGTGACGTTCCAGGTCTCGCTGTTCAAGTGTGAGCTGAGCGACAGCCTGCCAAAGCGATGGTGCAAGCGCGCCGCAGTGACTCCGTTCGCCGTCGAGAACTGAGCATTGATCGTCACCGAGGTCGTGCTGACCGTCGCCGGCCATTGAGCGTGGACGCGGCGATGGCGAGGGCTCAGCCGACCGACTCGGGCGGCGGGTCGCCGCAGAGCTGGGCCACCTCTTCGGCGATCGCGCGGGCCTGGCCACGCGGCAGGTTCTTGCCGATGAGCGCGCCGCCCAAGTACAGATTGGCCACCGGCGTGCCGTCGCCGGAGTCGTCGCGACCGCGGACCTTGCGGTTCTGGATCGTGATGCGATCGGATGTCAATCGCCGGTGAGCGAAGCGAAGTCCGAGCGAGTGCCACGCGACGACGATCTGCTCCTCGGGGAGCACATCGATACCCCGCCGGTGCAGGAGGACGAGGGCCGGCGGGACCAACATCAAGAGAGGGATCACGGTCCGCTCCCTCGATAACGCGCTGATCACCGCCCCGAGCACGATGAGGGCGAGACCTGCGACGGACTGGAGTGAGCCGCCGGCCGTGTGGTAGCGAATGCGCGATTTGCCGAGCAATGTGCCCAGCACGACGACCGCCGCGGGGTCGGCGGCCGGCTCGCGCGGGGCGCTCGGTTGTCGAGGCCCGCGCGCGGCTTGTGGCTTGGGAGGGCTCGGCGCGCGCTTCGGCTCGCGAAGTCGTTCGAGCTCGGTCTGCTGCTCTCGCAGCGCCTGTTCTTGCTCGCGCAGCTTGCGCTCGGCTCGATCCAGGTCGTCCTCGAGGGCTTCGTTGCGCTCGCGCAGCGCGCCCCGGTCGTCTCGATACCCCGGCATCCATGCGCACAGTAGAGCCAGTTCCACCGGTTGCCAAATCCGCCGAAACGTATCCGTTCCTCCCAGCGCTGCGCTTGTTGGTGTAGCTAGGGGTTGGGGGGGGGGGGGGGGGGGGGGGGGGGGGGGGGGGGGGGGGGGGGGGGGGGGGGGGGGGGGGGGGGGGGGGGGGGGGGGGGGGGGGGGGGGGGGGGGGGGGGGGGGGGGGGGGGGGGGGGGGGGGGGGGGGGGGGGGGGGGGGGGGGGGGGGGGGGGGGGGGGGGGGGGGGGGGGGGGGGGGGGGGGGGGGGGGGGGGGGGGGGGGGGGGGGGGGGGGGGGGGGGGGGGGGGGGGGGGGGGGGGGGGGGGGGGGGGGGGGGGGGGGGGGGGGGGGGGGGGGGGGGGGGGGGGGGGGGGGGGGGGGGGGGGGGGGGGCAAATTCAACTAACAGCCGGGACGACAACGCGACCGGTCATTTAGACCGACTTGACCGCCGACCCGACCCTCCCCGAACGGCTCGTGATCTTCGATGGGGTCTGCGGGCTCTGCGATCGGACGGTTCAGTTCCTGCTCGAGCACGACTCGGGGCAGGTGCTGCGCTTCGCACCGCTGCAGGGAGAGACCGCGGCCCAGGTGCGCGCACGACATCCAGAGCTCGAGGGGGTCGACAGCATCGCGTTCGTGGAGCAGAGCGGGGGCTCGGAGCGGGTGTTCGTGCGCTCCAAGGCGGTCTTCCGCATCGCCACTCATCTCGACCCCGGAGTGCGCTGGCTGCGCGTCTTCGGGTTCGTTCCTCAGCGCCTGGCCGACGTGGGCTACGACCTGGTCGCGTCAGTCCGCTATCGGATCTTCGGCAAGCTCGAGGCGTGCCGCATCCCGGACGCCTCCGTACGTGCACGCTTCCTCGACTGAGGCCAAGCGTCTCGACGACCTAGCGCTCACCCCGGTTTGCCGGCTTGCGGGCGGCGGCGGGGCGCTGCTTGCGTTTGGATTTCGGGGGCTTGTCCGGGAGGGTCTCGACGAACTGGGTGCTCTTCTCGACCCACTTTCGAACTGCGGATGCTGAGCTGCAGCCCGCTGCGCCGACATAGACGTAGCCCGCCAGCGGTCGACCCGTGAAGTCCATCGGGCGGACATGGGGCTCCGTGAGCGCCCGGGCGTAAGCGGCCGGTCCAACCCGCGCCATCAGCTCGTCGCCGACCACGCCCGAGAACATCTTCTTGCGCAACAGGAAGCAGAGCCCGCCGAACATGCGCTTCTCCTCGATGCCGCTCCGCTTCGACACCGCGGCTCGAACTCGTCCGGCAAGCCTTTCATCGTAGGCCATCTATTGCCCGCTTTCTCCGCAGAGCTCGATCAGCTTCTCGACCGTGCGCCAGTTCCGGACGGTCGACGTCGTCGCCAGCGTCCGGTCGAAGTAGTCGTTCGTCAGCTTGCTCTTCCCGACTCCGTTTGGGAGCAGTAGGTAGAGGTGGCGACCACGGAGCTCGAAGCGATCGCCCGGCGAGCGCTGAGGATCCAGCTTGGAGGCGTTCGCGGGTTGGGGAACCGCCGCGAGAAACGCCAGGTGGAGCTGAGCTGGTTCGGCACGGCGAAGAAATGGATTTTCGTCGCGCGCCGCCCGGAGCTCCGTGGCAGATCTCACGAGCACTGGGACCTCGAGCCGCAGCTCTCTGGCGAGGGCCGCGCTGAGCTCCGACGCCAGCCGCTTGGCCAGGGTCGAGCTGGCCGAGAAGACCACGTTGCCGCTCTGGATGTAGGTGCTGATGGAAGTGCAGCCTCGCCGCTCGAGCAGGTCTACGAGCACACGCATCGGCAGCTTGTTCTTGCCGCCAACGTTGACCCCACGCAGGAGCGCGACCCAGCGGCTGCCGAGCGGGGAACGGGATTTCGCTGCGCGCGCGCTGGCCACGTTGGTGAGACCACGGATACCATGCGGCGGTGCGCATTTCAGCCTGCACCGCGCTGACCCTTTCGGTGTGCGCTTGCACTTGCCGTGGCCCGGAGCCGAGCCGCGCCTCGGTCGCTTCGCCCGAGACCGCGCCCGCCCCGGCCCGGGCGAGTGTTTCGGCGGGAGCCTGCCCGGAGCTTTTCGAACCGCCGAGCGGCGCCGAGACCCTGTGTGATCAACATGATCTTGCAACGACCGCTGAGGTGCACTGGCGGTCGTTCGCGACCACGGCGCCCATCGAGAGCATCAATCAGCGGTATCGCGAGCGGGCCGAGCAATGTGGCATTCGGGTCGAGGCGGAGGGCTCGGGCGTGCGCCTCGAGCGCGGGCCCCTTCACCTGTCTACCTTCGAAGCCACCGGGTCCTACCCGCGCTGCGATTCGCTCGCGCGGGCCGAGCACCGCACGGTGATCCTGGTGTCCAGCATGTTCCGGCGCTGAGCGCCGGCCCCAGGCACGCAAAGGGGGGAGCGTCCCGCCGACGTGACGGCACGCCTTGGGAGTCTCGAGGTCAGGGGCATCCGATCGTCACGTCAACGGTCGCCGAGCTGAATTGAACTTTTTGACAGGTCGCTGGACAGAGCACGGCCGTCACACCCGTCGATTGTGGGAACCAGCCATCACCCGTGCAGGTGGGGCCGGTCACCTGCGGCAGCGCGGTTCCGCCGCTCAAGCTGAAGCTGACGTTCGAGCCGCCCGGGAGGACAAAACGACACGGGCGGACCGTGTTTTCGAGGGCGCTCTTGATTGCCGCAACCGTGTCGGTGCCGACGTTGACCGCTTGTTGGGTCCCGCCGCCGGAGGCGACGGCATTCTCGAGAGCCGTATCGCTGCCAGAAAGCATGACCATGTACGTCGATGCGCCGGGCCAGAAACTCGCTGCGATGCTCGACAGCTGGGACGGGCTCGAAGCGCACTGGTTGAGGATGGTAGCCACGTCGTTCACGTACACGATTTGGTACTGCACGTTGGGGTTGACGATCGCCAGGTCACCGAGCGCCTTCGCGGCGCCACGGACTGGGCCTTCGACGTTCGTTGCCGGGATGAACTGTGTGTTCTGGGTAATGGCCTGGTCCACCGCGCCCGCGTTTCCGGGAAGCGTGCCGATCGGCACGCTGGGGGTGTCCCAGGCGCTGCCATTGCAATTCGCGCCGTTGGTCGGTGCAAAGCCGAGCCCGAGCTTCGTTCCCGCGGCTACGCTGCCTGTCGCGAAACCCTGAACCGCCGAGCGAACGGCCGACCACTTGGAGCCTTGCATGCTGGTGCTGCGGTCGAGCATCAGATACGTCGTCACCGGCCGCGGTGCTGCGGCGGTCGTCGTGGGACATGTCGCGCCGCCGGTGCCGCCAGTTGCAGTCGTGCCGCCAGTCGCAGTCGTGCCGCCAGTCGCGGTCGTGCCGCCGCTCGCGCTCGTGCCGCCGCTCGCGCTCGTGCCGCCGCTCGCGCTCGTGCCGCCGCTCGCGCTCGTCCCACCGCTTGCGCTCGTCCCACCGCTTGCGCTCGTCCCGCCCTGGCCGGTAGTTCCACCCTGCCCGCTCGCTCCTCCGGTGGCGCCGCCGCTGCCGCCGCCCGAGGTCTTGCCCCCGGTGCCGGCACCGCCATCGTCCGCGCTTCCGCCAAGAAACTCGTCATCGCCCGGGGCGAGAACCGAGCAACTCGCGAGCAATGCGCCGAAGGCGGCGAACATCGCGACCAGTCCCCGAGACATCCCCCTTTATAACATCCCTCGGGGGCGGCGCCCCCACCGCGTTGCCCGCGAAGTCATTGGCGTGGTTCTTCGGGTCGATCGTGAGCCGACGCTGGCTCAGCAAATCCAATCGCGCAGTTCTCATGATCAGTTGGAGTGGAGCGCTGATACGGAGAGCGGCGTGGTATTCTGAGGGCGCAATGAAGCTGCGCCTCGCTCTCGGCCTCGCGCTCTCGCTCTCGCTGGTGCCTGCCTGCGGCGCCGAGCCACCGCCGTCCGAGCCGCCTGGCCCCGTTGCGAACCACGTCGAGCGCGTTGCGACGACCGAAGGCGTGCCCACCGCTCTGGTGCTGGCCATCGCCGCCGTGGAACAGGGCCTGGCCCTGCCGCGGTTCCGCTCGCCGTCGCCCGACGATCACGTGCCGGTCGCCGGCATCCTCGAGCTGCGCCACGGCAGCTTGAACACTCTCGCCCTCGGAGCAAAGTTGATGGGCAGCGACGAGCGCAGTCTGCAAGCCGACACGGATCTCGGCACCGAGGCTGGCATCCGCGTTCTCGCGAGCCTCGGTCCGAGGGGCGAGTCGCGCGTGGCCGCCTGGAGAGCAGCCATCGCCGAGCTTTCCGGCCTGAGCGGTCGCGAGCGCGAGCGCTACGTCGCCGAGGTGTTTCGCGTGCTCTACTTCGGCGGGAGCTTCCCCGCCCGCGACGGTGAGCGCGTCCGGGTCGCGCCGCATCCAGAAATTCCGCCCGCCTATCTGATCACGCCGCCCCCGAGCCACCTGCTGGCTCCGGACTTTCCGGGCTCCGAGTGGTTTGCCACGGACTGCAACGGCAAGTGCACCGACAATCGTCCCGACGGCAACGCCTCGGTCGACACTATCTTGGTCCACGACACCGAAGGCGGCTGGAACGCATCCGTGGCCACCTTGCAATTCGACGCTGGCAAGAGCGTCCACTACATCATCGATGCCGACGGCTCG includes these proteins:
- a CDS encoding DUF393 domain-containing protein; its protein translation is MTADPTLPERLVIFDGVCGLCDRTVQFLLEHDSGQVLRFAPLQGETAAQVRARHPELEGVDSIAFVEQSGGSERVFVRSKAVFRIATHLDPGVRWLRVFGFVPQRLADVGYDLVASVRYRIFGKLEACRIPDASVRARFLD
- a CDS encoding TfoX/Sxy family protein, whose product is MAYDERLAGRVRAAVSKRSGIEEKRMFGGLCFLLRKKMFSGVVGDELMARVGPAAYARALTEPHVRPMDFTGRPLAGYVYVGAAGCSSASAVRKWVEKSTQFVETLPDKPPKSKRKQRPAAARKPANRGER
- a CDS encoding N-acetylmuramoyl-L-alanine amidase; amino-acid sequence: MKLRLALGLALSLSLVPACGAEPPPSEPPGPVANHVERVATTEGVPTALVLAIAAVEQGLALPRFRSPSPDDHVPVAGILELRHGSLNTLALGAKLMGSDERSLQADTDLGTEAGIRVLASLGPRGESRVAAWRAAIAELSGLSGRERERYVAEVFRVLYFGGSFPARDGERVRVAPHPEIPPAYLITPPPSHLLAPDFPGSEWFATDCNGKCTDNRPDGNASVDTILVHDTEGGWNASVATLQFDAGKSVHYIIDADGSRWGQFIPETYTGWHAGNWCYNKHSIGIEHVGFVSNKDGYATALYQKSAEMVLNIKTRWPTLILDRDHVVGHYQVPNGTKIAECGPPCSDGLDACEKNTSYGGASHHTDPGYQWQWCQYMELLGASCHCNDAWPLWNCTNDHTQAWRCNSGSLEKQVCAEGCDVMPSGQNDVCHEAPDAGAGGASGAAGAPAGGGGGTAGSSSGGAGGSTTQPDAGSATGGKQTKKAAEDDLGCACRAAPRRETPWAALTLLLLALRRRGG
- a CDS encoding DUF1697 domain-containing protein, translated to MASARAAKSRSPLGSRWVALLRGVNVGGKNKLPMRVLVDLLERRGCTSISTYIQSGNVVFSASSTLAKRLASELSAALARELRLEVPVLVRSATELRAARDENPFLRRAEPAQLHLAFLAAVPQPANASKLDPQRSPGDRFELRGRHLYLLLPNGVGKSKLTNDYFDRTLATTSTVRNWRTVEKLIELCGESGQ